In a genomic window of Mucilaginibacter sp. KACC 22063:
- a CDS encoding arginine deiminase family protein: MIQNTDFKLSVTSEIGRLRSLLIHSPDSGLGKVVPSKAQDWLFEDIVHLDTMRAGEYDYYVKLLMYFLDEQKIKGKLNAIDAPENNRRFYKPDDPDFHASGKVVEMQSLLADILKDDKIRVKLVAAVCAIESCDYRLQQRLCDTDAIELAKILISGTMDHDKMIFAPIPNLIFSRDIGIIINQHVLINKPAKKARTRETLLARYIFFNHPLFKAYTDNIIEIPETVQYFLRPGEDQSERTTLEGGDVMVVSTDHVIIGCSERTSPSGANEAIKLLFGHKVVKKVTIVKIPHKRDYMHIDTIFTQVKRNVWVLLGSLAITKAAVKEIEPIAWFVDNKLKDQPEIIQFYADKQQPHRFKSLEELLNDISQNDLHSTEPTKFIYSGNNTFPFDAREQWTDSCNLLALKEGVVLGYDRNDKTVEAFKQNGFSTIKVADLLQQLENNELNTEDIKDTLILMPSSELSRARGGFHCMSMPLLRDEI, from the coding sequence ATGATACAAAATACCGATTTTAAACTAAGCGTTACCTCTGAGATCGGCCGCTTACGATCGCTTTTAATACACAGCCCTGATAGCGGTTTGGGCAAGGTTGTACCATCAAAAGCACAGGATTGGCTATTTGAAGACATTGTACATTTAGATACCATGCGTGCCGGAGAATACGATTATTACGTTAAGCTGCTGATGTATTTTTTAGATGAGCAAAAGATCAAAGGGAAGCTTAATGCCATTGATGCGCCCGAAAATAATCGCCGCTTTTATAAACCCGACGACCCAGACTTTCATGCTTCGGGCAAGGTTGTAGAAATGCAGTCGCTTTTGGCTGATATTTTAAAGGACGATAAGATCAGGGTTAAGCTTGTAGCCGCAGTTTGCGCCATAGAAAGTTGCGATTACCGCTTGCAACAGCGCTTATGTGATACTGACGCCATAGAGTTAGCCAAAATATTGATCTCGGGCACGATGGATCATGATAAGATGATATTTGCCCCTATCCCCAACCTGATATTTTCAAGGGATATCGGTATCATCATCAATCAGCATGTGTTGATTAATAAGCCTGCGAAAAAAGCACGTACCCGCGAAACCTTGCTTGCCAGATATATATTCTTTAACCATCCGCTGTTTAAGGCTTATACCGATAACATTATCGAAATCCCGGAAACGGTTCAATATTTTCTTCGCCCCGGTGAGGATCAAAGCGAACGTACCACGCTTGAAGGTGGCGATGTAATGGTAGTGAGTACAGACCATGTCATTATCGGTTGCAGCGAGCGCACGTCCCCAAGTGGTGCTAACGAGGCCATTAAATTATTGTTCGGCCATAAGGTGGTAAAAAAGGTGACGATTGTAAAAATTCCGCATAAGCGGGATTATATGCACATTGACACCATTTTTACGCAGGTAAAACGTAATGTGTGGGTGCTTTTAGGATCGCTGGCTATAACCAAAGCAGCTGTAAAAGAAATTGAGCCAATTGCATGGTTTGTAGACAATAAACTGAAAGATCAACCAGAGATCATCCAGTTTTATGCAGATAAACAACAGCCACACCGTTTTAAAAGCCTGGAAGAGTTATTGAACGACATTAGCCAAAACGATCTGCATAGTACAGAGCCAACAAAGTTTATTTATTCGGGCAATAACACGTTCCCTTTTGATGCCCGGGAACAATGGACAGACTCCTGTAATTTGCTTGCCCTAAAAGAAGGTGTTGTACTGGGTTATGACAGAAACGACAAAACTGTAGAAGCTTTTAAGCAAAACGGTTTTAGCACCATTAAAGTAGCAGACCTGTTGCAGCAGCTGGAAAACAACGAGTTGAATACCGAAGACATAAAAGATACGCTGATCCTGATGCCATCGTCAGAACTTTCGCGCGCGCGTGGCGGTTTCCACTGTATGAGCATGCCACTATTAAGAGACGAAATTTAA
- the ctlX gene encoding citrulline utilization hydrolase CtlX → MKNKQTTSTLLMIRPVRFGFNEQTAESNAFQNKSDNKAEDIQQKALEEFDNFVDLLRANGVKVIVVNDTVEPHTPDSIFPNNWISFHANGDVLMYPMQAENRRLERREDIIRKIEEDYTVNHVIDLSRFEVQNKFLEGTGSMVLDRENKIAYACLSPRTDKEVLETFAKKEDYKAITFDAVDSQGKAIYHTNVLMCIGSSYVVICLDAIKDEIERGQLLDSFKNTGKEMVAITFDQMNHFAGNMLEVQSTNGEKLLVMSKQAYQSLDDNQAATLEKYIRIICSDISAIETHGGGSARCMLAEVHLQPKN, encoded by the coding sequence ATGAAAAATAAGCAAACCACATCTACCCTGCTCATGATTCGTCCTGTACGTTTCGGGTTTAATGAGCAAACTGCCGAAAGCAATGCCTTCCAGAATAAAAGCGATAATAAAGCTGAAGATATACAGCAGAAAGCATTGGAAGAATTTGATAATTTTGTTGACCTGCTAAGGGCAAATGGTGTGAAGGTAATTGTTGTGAATGATACCGTAGAACCGCATACCCCTGATTCGATATTTCCTAATAACTGGATATCTTTCCATGCCAATGGCGATGTGCTGATGTATCCCATGCAGGCTGAAAACAGGCGGTTAGAGCGCAGGGAAGATATCATCAGAAAGATTGAGGAAGACTACACGGTAAACCATGTTATTGACCTCAGCAGATTTGAGGTCCAGAACAAGTTTTTAGAAGGCACTGGCAGCATGGTGTTAGACCGTGAAAATAAAATTGCCTATGCCTGCCTTTCACCACGAACAGACAAAGAAGTACTGGAAACTTTTGCCAAAAAGGAAGATTACAAGGCCATTACTTTTGATGCTGTTGACAGCCAGGGTAAAGCCATCTACCATACCAATGTTTTAATGTGTATTGGCAGCAGCTATGTGGTCATCTGCCTTGATGCAATAAAAGACGAAATCGAACGCGGGCAGCTATTAGATTCATTTAAAAACACCGGAAAAGAAATGGTAGCAATCACCTTCGATCAGATGAATCATTTTGCCGGTAATATGCTCGAAGTGCAGAGTACTAACGGTGAAAAGTTATTGGTAATGTCTAAGCAGGCTTACCAATCTTTAGATGATAATCAGGCAGCTACCTTAGAGAAATATATTCGCATCATTTGTAGCGATATTAGCGCTATAGAAACGCATGGCGGAGGCAGTGCACGATGCATGTTAGCAGAAGTACATTTACAGCCCAAAAATTAG
- a CDS encoding arginine decarboxylase — MQSYQEFLDLSVGFPQEGFEIIEDELYFNDLNLMEMIETYGTPLRFTYLPIISKKIQQAKLMFQQAIIKNNYRGGYKYCYCTKSSHFKHIVEEALKNDIHLETSSAFDMPMIDALEKKGVVNKDITVICNGYKTFQYKTYIIDMLHDGYKNIIPVLDNKEEFNIYDDEIEMDVPCNLGIRIAAEEQPDSQFYTSRLGIRMEDVIDFYTSKIAKNPNFRVKLLHFFINSGISDTPYYWNELEKYVTLYCKFKKINPELDTLDIGGGMPFKDSLVFDFDYEYMVNEIVSRIKEICAENDTIEPDIITEFGKYTVAEASGILYKVLGRKQQNDREKWLMLDGSFITNLPDVWALNQKYILLPINNWDAEYERVNLGGITCDGQDYYNQEAHMNSVFMPKTRKVQYLGFFNTGAYQEVLSGYGGIHHCLLPSPKHVIIRRNRDETFNFEVFGEEQNSKQVLKILGYTT, encoded by the coding sequence ATGCAAAGCTACCAGGAGTTTCTGGACCTGAGCGTGGGTTTCCCGCAAGAAGGTTTTGAGATCATTGAAGACGAACTATATTTCAACGATCTTAATTTAATGGAAATGATAGAAACGTATGGTACTCCCCTACGCTTCACGTATCTTCCAATTATTTCTAAAAAAATTCAGCAGGCAAAGCTGATGTTTCAGCAGGCCATTATAAAGAACAATTACAGAGGCGGTTATAAATATTGCTACTGTACCAAAAGTTCGCACTTTAAGCATATTGTTGAAGAGGCATTGAAGAATGATATTCACCTTGAAACTTCTTCGGCTTTTGATATGCCTATGATTGATGCGCTGGAAAAAAAGGGCGTTGTAAATAAAGACATCACCGTTATTTGCAATGGCTACAAAACCTTCCAGTACAAAACATATATCATCGATATGCTGCATGATGGTTACAAGAACATTATCCCGGTATTAGATAATAAGGAAGAGTTTAACATTTACGATGATGAGATCGAGATGGACGTGCCTTGTAACCTGGGTATCCGTATAGCGGCAGAAGAGCAGCCCGACTCGCAGTTCTATACTTCGCGTCTGGGTATCCGTATGGAAGACGTTATCGATTTCTATACCAGCAAAATTGCAAAGAACCCGAATTTCAGGGTTAAGCTTTTACACTTTTTCATCAACTCCGGTATCTCTGATACGCCATATTACTGGAACGAGTTGGAGAAATACGTTACCCTTTATTGCAAGTTTAAAAAGATCAACCCTGAACTGGATACGCTTGATATTGGCGGCGGTATGCCTTTTAAAGATTCGCTGGTGTTTGATTTCGATTATGAGTACATGGTAAACGAGATTGTTAGCCGTATCAAAGAGATCTGCGCCGAAAATGATACCATTGAACCGGATATCATTACCGAGTTTGGTAAATACACTGTAGCAGAAGCATCAGGCATTTTATATAAAGTGCTTGGCCGTAAGCAACAAAACGATCGTGAAAAATGGCTAATGCTTGATGGTTCTTTCATCACTAACCTTCCGGATGTTTGGGCGCTTAACCAAAAGTATATCCTGTTACCAATTAACAACTGGGATGCCGAGTACGAGCGTGTAAACCTTGGTGGTATCACCTGCGATGGCCAGGATTATTACAACCAGGAAGCCCACATGAACAGTGTATTTATGCCAAAGACCCGTAAAGTACAATATTTGGGTTTCTTCAATACCGGTGCCTACCAGGAAGTATTAAGCGGATATGGTGGCATACACCATTGCCTACTGCCTTCTCCTAAGCATGTGATTATTCGCCGCAACCGCGATGAAACATTCAATTTTGAAGTATTCGGTGAAGAGCAGAACAGTAAACAGGTATTAAAAATATTAGGTTACACCACCTGA
- a CDS encoding AraC family transcriptional regulator: MKSIPVHKLQERVDIGLDIHYATADEIKRKVDKLGAHRDDHYVMFMIDKGTASVMIDFTRVLLPEQHIYYILPGQVHHRIDINMACGWFLAVDTSLIANEYREVFENHLLLQQPCGLSAESYEKCSQILHLLHDACNFNRDDPFFKQHIYGLLNSYLAIAASGYSKTKNCIGQLSQPKIIAQNFKRLLSEHYKTEKSPSAYAAMLNISGSYLNEVLNKVTGFSVSYWITQEIMLEAKRLLYHTSLNVKEISFQLGYDDHTYFSRLFKKSENITPLEFRQRYHE; this comes from the coding sequence ATGAAAAGCATCCCTGTACATAAACTTCAGGAACGGGTAGACATAGGCCTTGATATTCACTATGCTACAGCTGATGAAATTAAACGTAAAGTAGACAAACTTGGCGCACACCGTGACGACCATTACGTGATGTTCATGATAGATAAGGGTACGGCAAGTGTAATGATTGATTTCACCAGGGTGCTATTACCAGAACAGCACATTTACTACATACTTCCTGGACAGGTTCATCACCGTATTGATATTAACATGGCATGTGGGTGGTTTTTAGCTGTAGATACCTCATTAATTGCTAACGAATATCGGGAAGTTTTTGAAAATCATCTTCTATTGCAACAGCCTTGCGGCCTTTCGGCAGAATCATATGAAAAATGTAGCCAGATATTGCATTTACTGCATGATGCCTGTAATTTTAACCGCGACGATCCATTTTTTAAACAGCACATATACGGTTTATTAAATTCATATTTGGCCATTGCAGCAAGTGGTTACAGCAAAACTAAAAACTGTATCGGGCAATTATCGCAGCCCAAAATTATTGCGCAAAACTTCAAACGCCTGCTTTCAGAGCATTATAAAACTGAGAAAAGCCCATCAGCTTATGCTGCCATGCTAAATATTTCCGGCTCTTATCTTAACGAGGTGCTAAATAAGGTTACCGGCTTTTCAGTATCATACTGGATAACGCAGGAAATCATGCTCGAAGCGAAGCGCTTACTGTATCACACCAGCCTTAATGTTAAAGAAATTTCCTTTCAGCTGGGATATGATGATCACACCTATTTTTCAAGATTATTTAAAAAATCAGAAAATATAACACCTCTTGAGTTTCGTCAGCGTTACCACGAATAA
- a CDS encoding SIP domain-containing protein — protein MLEHLKRKASGLINNRLHKTAHVLEVRYWETSTITEIDLHLPTAEMDNWNEVNYMKCKVDNFTYRDYTPAGWDAETQTCTLFIDTAHKGPGSIWAQNLKQGDQISYIGIASTKQTPVNTSAVICLGDESALGHMLALQQLTQPVTRLTGAITMESETNRNLFSEYFKSPITTVSKSDKFGHHSLTEWLLQQSYDLENTIFYLAGNNTMVMQMRKLLRNQGYGNNQIKAQGFWN, from the coding sequence ATGTTAGAACACCTAAAAAGAAAAGCATCCGGATTAATCAATAATCGTCTGCATAAAACTGCCCATGTGCTTGAGGTAAGGTACTGGGAAACATCCACGATTACTGAAATAGACCTGCATTTGCCAACTGCCGAAATGGACAACTGGAATGAGGTGAATTACATGAAATGCAAGGTTGACAATTTTACTTACCGCGACTATACACCTGCAGGCTGGGATGCAGAAACGCAAACTTGCACCCTGTTTATCGACACCGCCCACAAAGGGCCGGGCAGTATATGGGCGCAAAATTTGAAACAAGGCGATCAAATCAGTTATATTGGTATTGCAAGTACCAAACAAACGCCTGTTAATACATCAGCGGTGATATGCCTTGGCGATGAAAGCGCATTAGGACACATGCTTGCCTTACAGCAATTAACACAACCTGTAACCAGGTTAACCGGTGCCATTACTATGGAAAGCGAAACTAACCGTAATCTGTTTTCAGAGTATTTCAAATCTCCTATTACTACAGTTTCAAAGTCGGATAAATTTGGGCACCACTCTCTTACAGAATGGTTGCTACAACAATCTTACGACTTAGAAAATACGATATTCTATCTTGCAGGAAATAACACGATGGTAATGCAAATGCGTAAGTTGCTGCGTAATCAAGGCTATGGAAATAACCAGATAAAAGCGCAGGGCTTTTGGAATTAA
- a CDS encoding RluA family pseudouridine synthase, with amino-acid sequence MKIPKFTDLILFEDDNLIVVNKPPYISSLDDRGEAAGEINMLRLAKAYADDAQICHRLDKETSGALIIAKNPETYRFISMQFEHRKVKKIYHAVIEGTHVFDNLLVDLPILNTGKGSVTISRQEGKRAETWFQSLKYWKHYTLVECRPVTGRMHQIRIHLATQRASIAGDAMYKGKPVFLSSLKRKYVLGKDQEEQPIMKRFALHAFEVTFKINEETEVTIHAPYPKDFDTLLKLLDKFDS; translated from the coding sequence ATGAAAATTCCAAAGTTTACAGATCTTATTTTATTTGAAGACGATAACCTGATTGTGGTAAATAAACCGCCATACATCAGTTCGCTTGATGACCGTGGCGAGGCTGCAGGCGAGATCAATATGCTTCGGCTGGCGAAAGCCTATGCTGATGATGCGCAAATATGCCATCGGTTAGATAAGGAAACATCTGGCGCTTTAATTATTGCTAAAAACCCGGAAACCTACCGCTTTATATCCATGCAGTTTGAGCACCGTAAGGTGAAAAAAATATACCATGCTGTTATAGAAGGTACGCATGTTTTTGATAACCTGCTGGTTGATCTGCCTATATTAAATACAGGAAAAGGCAGCGTAACCATCAGCAGGCAGGAAGGTAAACGTGCCGAAACCTGGTTTCAATCACTAAAATACTGGAAACATTATACTTTGGTGGAGTGCCGACCGGTTACCGGCCGTATGCACCAGATCCGTATACACCTGGCTACGCAACGCGCCTCAATAGCCGGCGATGCCATGTATAAAGGTAAGCCTGTGTTTTTATCTTCACTTAAACGCAAGTATGTTTTGGGTAAAGATCAAGAGGAGCAACCGATTATGAAGCGGTTTGCACTACACGCATTTGAGGTTACTTTTAAAATCAATGAAGAAACGGAAGTAACCATCCACGCGCCATATCCTAAAGACTTTGATACCCTGTTAAAGTTGCTGGATAAGTTTGACAGTTAA
- a CDS encoding response regulator transcription factor — MSTSAKQKILIVDDEPDILELIEYNLKKEGYQVYLANNGQEGVNEAKKVLPDLIILDIMMPKMDGIEACRIMRTMPEFKNTFMVFLTARSEEYSEIAGFNVGADDYIAKPIKPRALVSRINAILRRNSATEELSDNKLEVKDLVIDREAYLVFKNGEKVVLAKKEFELLYLLASKPGKVYTRETILKNIWEDSVVVTNRTIDVHIRKLREKLGDEYVATVKGVGYKFEA, encoded by the coding sequence ATGAGTACATCTGCGAAACAAAAGATCCTTATCGTTGATGATGAACCGGATATTCTGGAATTGATAGAATATAACCTTAAAAAAGAAGGCTACCAGGTTTATCTTGCTAACAACGGCCAGGAAGGTGTTAACGAAGCAAAAAAAGTTCTTCCCGATCTGATCATTCTTGACATTATGATGCCTAAAATGGATGGTATAGAAGCCTGCCGTATTATGCGCACCATGCCAGAGTTTAAAAATACCTTTATGGTATTTTTAACTGCACGAAGCGAAGAGTACTCTGAAATTGCCGGGTTTAACGTTGGTGCCGATGATTATATTGCTAAACCAATTAAGCCGCGTGCTTTGGTTAGCCGTATAAATGCCATTTTGCGCCGTAACTCTGCAACAGAAGAATTAAGCGATAACAAACTTGAAGTAAAAGACCTTGTAATTGACCGCGAAGCTTATCTGGTATTTAAAAATGGCGAGAAAGTAGTTTTAGCTAAAAAAGAGTTTGAATTACTTTATTTGCTGGCATCAAAACCCGGAAAGGTTTATACCCGCGAAACGATCCTGAAAAACATATGGGAAGATTCGGTAGTGGTTACCAACCGTACTATTGACGTACACATTCGTAAACTGCGCGAAAAACTTGGCGACGAATATGTTGCTACTGTTAAAGGTGTAGGTTACAAATTTGAAGCATAA
- a CDS encoding TlpA disulfide reductase family protein, producing MKSNYKLYAAAALISAFAACKDQKSFTVDGEVKNFGANKKVVLLAADSSSVTKIDSAEVGADGKFKFKKSTPYANLFKLQIGESIYDFIAQNGDDISFKTNAADSAHNYEITGSGDSEKIKEVNNISNTYGAKNAKLVAEFQSKAQAGGNKDSLLKVYTPEFQQNINAYGKEVLKFIDDNKSSLAAFYAATSLDPMRYEAELVKYADDLNGQFKDNPAVQKFVKQMEVAKPLSIGHKAPDFASTSIDGKQVKLSDYKGKYVLIDFWASWCMPCRAENPNVVKAYGQYHDKGLNILGVSLDTDKAAWQKAVNDDKLTWQHVSDLKRFEGPTETLYHIEAIPTNFFIDPQGVIIAKNVTGIDLEEILNKTFNKK from the coding sequence ATGAAATCAAATTATAAATTATATGCAGCTGCAGCACTTATATCAGCTTTCGCAGCTTGTAAAGATCAAAAGTCTTTTACTGTAGACGGCGAGGTTAAAAACTTTGGCGCTAATAAGAAAGTGGTGCTTCTCGCTGCCGATAGCAGTTCGGTAACCAAAATAGATTCGGCAGAAGTTGGTGCCGATGGTAAGTTCAAGTTTAAAAAGTCTACCCCTTATGCCAACTTGTTTAAGCTACAGATAGGAGAGTCTATTTATGATTTTATCGCTCAGAATGGCGACGATATCTCGTTTAAAACTAATGCTGCCGACTCTGCACATAACTATGAAATAACAGGTTCTGGTGATTCTGAAAAAATCAAAGAGGTAAATAATATCAGTAATACTTACGGTGCTAAAAATGCAAAGTTGGTAGCTGAATTTCAATCAAAGGCTCAGGCCGGCGGTAATAAAGATTCATTGCTGAAGGTTTATACACCTGAATTTCAGCAAAACATAAATGCTTACGGCAAAGAGGTACTTAAGTTTATTGATGATAATAAATCATCTTTAGCTGCATTTTACGCGGCAACCTCGCTTGATCCTATGCGCTACGAAGCCGAACTGGTAAAATACGCAGATGATCTTAATGGCCAGTTTAAAGATAACCCTGCAGTACAGAAATTTGTAAAACAAATGGAAGTGGCAAAGCCATTGTCAATAGGCCATAAAGCGCCTGATTTTGCCAGCACATCCATTGATGGCAAGCAGGTTAAACTATCTGATTACAAAGGTAAGTATGTACTGATTGATTTCTGGGCTTCATGGTGTATGCCATGCCGTGCCGAAAACCCTAATGTGGTTAAAGCCTATGGCCAATATCATGATAAGGGCTTAAACATTTTGGGTGTATCATTAGACACCGACAAGGCTGCATGGCAAAAAGCAGTAAATGACGATAAGTTAACATGGCAGCATGTGTCAGACTTAAAACGGTTTGAAGGGCCTACCGAAACATTGTACCATATAGAGGCTATTCCGACAAATTTCTTCATTGATCCACAGGGAGTTATCATTGCAAAGAATGTAACAGGGATTGATCTTGAAGAAATTTTAAATAAAACGTTCAATAAGAAGTAA
- the gatB gene encoding Asp-tRNA(Asn)/Glu-tRNA(Gln) amidotransferase subunit GatB, which translates to MTDLSDQIIGQYELVVGLEVHAQLSTQSKSFSADSAAFGALPNHHISMVSLGHPGTLPFINKRMVAYAVKMGLACGCEINPLNTFARKNYFYADLPKGYQITQDQQPICIGGAVNVKLADGSQKTIAIHHIHMEEDAGKSIHDQDPEYSLIDLNRAGVPLLEIVSQPDMRSAEEAGQYLTELRKILRYLDICDGNMEEGSMRCDANISIRKKGDTALGNRCEVKNLNSIRNVQRAIEHEFLRQIKVVEAGGFIDQNTLNFNADTGETTVLRTKEMANDYRYFPEPDLIPVSISAEYVKSIKDSLPALPAELYQKYTAKLGLTDYDASVLTSDKEFAFFFEQLIGHTSNYKSAANWMMGPVKSYINERGVSLAETAIKPESIAELISLIDSGKINNTVAAQKLFPAVISNPLKQPTVLATELNLLISENSGELDTFIADALAKFPDKVKEYQKGKKGVLGLFMGEIMKRSKGKIDPQKTNQLLLKALDQA; encoded by the coding sequence ATGACAGATTTATCAGACCAGATAATCGGGCAATATGAACTCGTAGTTGGCCTTGAAGTGCATGCGCAGTTGTCTACCCAAAGCAAATCCTTTTCAGCAGATTCAGCTGCTTTTGGTGCTTTGCCCAATCATCATATCAGCATGGTATCCTTAGGGCATCCGGGTACGCTTCCGTTTATTAATAAACGCATGGTAGCGTATGCTGTAAAAATGGGACTAGCCTGCGGTTGTGAAATTAATCCGTTGAACACTTTTGCGCGTAAAAACTATTTTTATGCCGATTTACCAAAAGGCTACCAGATTACACAAGATCAGCAGCCTATTTGTATTGGCGGCGCAGTAAACGTTAAACTTGCAGACGGTTCGCAAAAAACAATAGCTATACACCATATCCATATGGAAGAGGATGCCGGTAAAAGCATCCATGACCAGGATCCTGAATATTCACTGATTGATCTGAACCGTGCAGGGGTTCCCTTGCTGGAGATTGTTTCACAGCCTGATATGCGCAGTGCAGAAGAAGCCGGGCAATATTTAACCGAACTGCGTAAAATACTGCGTTATCTTGATATATGCGATGGCAACATGGAGGAAGGCAGTATGCGCTGCGACGCCAATATTTCTATCCGTAAAAAAGGGGATACCGCTTTAGGGAACAGGTGCGAAGTAAAGAACCTTAACTCTATCCGCAATGTGCAACGGGCAATTGAGCATGAATTCTTACGCCAGATAAAAGTTGTTGAAGCGGGTGGTTTTATTGATCAGAACACCTTAAACTTTAATGCTGATACCGGTGAAACAACCGTATTGCGTACCAAGGAAATGGCGAATGACTATCGTTATTTCCCTGAACCGGACTTAATCCCGGTAAGCATCAGCGCCGAATATGTAAAAAGCATAAAAGACAGCCTGCCTGCTTTACCTGCTGAACTTTATCAGAAATATACAGCTAAGCTTGGTCTTACAGACTATGATGCATCGGTACTGACTTCTGATAAAGAGTTCGCTTTTTTCTTTGAGCAGTTGATTGGCCATACCAGTAATTATAAGTCGGCCGCTAACTGGATGATGGGGCCTGTTAAGTCTTACATCAACGAACGCGGCGTTTCATTGGCAGAAACAGCTATAAAGCCCGAAAGTATTGCTGAGTTAATAAGCCTTATTGACAGCGGAAAGATCAATAATACAGTTGCTGCACAAAAGCTTTTCCCGGCGGTGATCAGTAACCCATTAAAACAGCCAACCGTATTAGCTACTGAACTTAATCTATTAATCAGTGAAAACAGTGGTGAGCTTGATACGTTTATCGCTGATGCCTTAGCTAAGTTTCCGGATAAGGTTAAGGAGTATCAAAAAGGTAAAAAGGGAGTATTAGGCTTATTCATGGGCGAAATAATGAAACGCTCAAAAGGAAAAATAGATCCGCAGAAAACCAATCAATTATTATTAAAAGCATTAGACCAGGCATAA
- a CDS encoding fatty acid desaturase family protein, with product MTTENLIKPSFKKAGSDDFYKELHREVQLRVLGNKKVQNQIVFKSIFFMALYFVFYSCILMFGNQTPLLFVYYTLTGITMILVFLNAFHDAAHGAIFKKRSHNELLTNVLELFGSNSYIWKKRHIVLHHPYPNMQHWDIDVKQSDIVRIFPESKWYNFHRYQHYYMWFLYFFYTLNWLLVRDFKDFFGVKDNYLKRVVNIPKIEYVKLFAAKIFNLFFMIGIPMMVLDQPWYKVLAAFLVMHFLASAFGVTALLSTHADEDAVFPKPPEDGQIDMTWAMYQIRETKDFSTESRIANILFGGFNHHVAHHLFPTVAHVYYPAITPIIREFAQKYQLEYRSYPLHEAIYSHFMLLKKNGGAENLFATGEL from the coding sequence ATGACCACTGAAAACTTAATTAAACCATCATTTAAGAAAGCTGGAAGCGACGATTTTTACAAAGAACTACACCGAGAAGTACAATTAAGGGTACTTGGCAACAAGAAAGTACAGAACCAGATCGTGTTTAAATCGATCTTCTTCATGGCACTTTATTTTGTTTTTTACAGCTGTATTTTGATGTTTGGCAACCAGACGCCGCTTTTGTTTGTGTATTATACACTCACAGGCATTACCATGATATTGGTTTTTCTGAATGCGTTTCATGATGCAGCGCATGGCGCCATATTTAAAAAAAGATCGCATAACGAACTGCTGACCAACGTACTTGAATTGTTTGGCAGTAACAGCTACATCTGGAAAAAACGCCACATTGTATTACACCATCCTTATCCAAATATGCAGCACTGGGATATTGATGTAAAGCAAAGCGATATCGTAAGGATATTTCCCGAAAGCAAATGGTACAATTTCCATCGCTACCAGCATTATTATATGTGGTTTTTATACTTCTTTTATACCCTTAACTGGCTGCTGGTGCGTGATTTTAAAGATTTCTTCGGAGTAAAGGATAACTATTTGAAAAGAGTAGTGAACATCCCTAAAATTGAATATGTCAAACTTTTTGCTGCTAAAATATTTAATCTGTTTTTTATGATAGGCATACCAATGATGGTACTCGATCAACCCTGGTACAAGGTGCTTGCAGCATTTTTAGTGATGCATTTTCTGGCAAGTGCATTTGGAGTAACTGCCCTGCTGTCTACACATGCTGACGAAGATGCTGTTTTCCCGAAACCACCTGAAGATGGGCAGATTGATATGACCTGGGCCATGTACCAGATCCGCGAAACCAAGGACTTCAGTACCGAAAGCAGAATAGCGAATATCTTATTCGGAGGCTTTAACCATCATGTGGCTCATCATTTATTCCCTACTGTAGCGCATGTTTACTATCCAGCTATAACTCCTATTATCAGAGAGTTTGCACAGAAATACCAGCTTGAATACCGTTCATATCCATTGCATGAAGCAATATACTCCCATTTTATGCTTTTGAAAAAGAATGGCGGGGCTGAAAACCTTTTCGCTACCGGCGAACTGTAA